A genomic segment from Streptosporangium roseum DSM 43021 encodes:
- a CDS encoding DUF4097 family beta strand repeat-containing protein, which yields MKKNVIVAGALLGSVLVLSGCRVDFGLGDRQQEVASYDVADKLTVLDVRAGAGDIVVTESGRSGVRVTETLHWRGDKGDKPVTEHAVEGDTLVLRDKCPHGNCSVDYRIEIPKGLTTKLDAGSGTLTLRALTGEVTADTGSGNIEAGTLGTKRFVAETGSGDVEVKFAAVPDKVDVRTGSGDATVRLPQGAYDVTAETGSGNKTVQVTDDPSAPRSVLVRTGSGDAKVLRP from the coding sequence ATGAAGAAGAACGTGATCGTCGCGGGGGCGCTCCTGGGCTCGGTGCTCGTGCTGTCCGGCTGCCGGGTCGACTTCGGCCTCGGTGACCGGCAGCAGGAGGTCGCCTCCTACGACGTCGCCGACAAGCTGACGGTCCTGGACGTCCGTGCCGGCGCCGGGGACATCGTGGTGACCGAGTCAGGCCGGTCCGGCGTCCGGGTGACCGAGACACTCCACTGGCGCGGTGACAAGGGCGACAAGCCCGTGACCGAGCACGCGGTGGAAGGCGACACGCTCGTCCTGCGCGACAAGTGCCCCCACGGGAACTGCTCGGTCGACTACCGGATCGAGATCCCGAAGGGGCTCACCACCAAGCTGGACGCCGGCTCTGGCACCCTCACGCTGCGCGCCCTCACCGGCGAGGTGACGGCCGACACCGGCTCCGGCAACATCGAGGCCGGCACCCTGGGCACCAAGCGCTTCGTCGCCGAGACAGGCAGCGGTGACGTCGAGGTGAAGTTCGCCGCCGTGCCGGACAAGGTCGATGTCCGGACCGGCTCGGGCGACGCCACGGTACGGCTGCCGCAGGGCGCCTACGACGTCACCGCCGAGACCGGTTCCGGCAACAAGACGGTCCAGGTCACCGACGACCCCTCCGCGCCCAGGAGCGTCCTGGTGCGGACCGGCTCCGGGGACGCCAAGGTCCTGCGCCCCTGA
- the hflX gene encoding GTPase HflX has protein sequence MNHAPEWSNDIDTREPLDIDQFDDLPGIGEMDLAERQALRRVAGLSTELEDVTEVEYRQLRLERVVLVGVWTSGTAIDAENSLLELKLLAETAGSEVLEGVIQRRQKPDTATYIGSGKAQELADIVSATGADTVVCDGELSPGQLRQLEEVVKVKVIDRTMLILDIFAQHAKSREGKAQVELAQLNYLLPRLRGWGGNLSRQVGGRAAGGVGMGGRGPGETKIELDRRRIRERMAKLRRQIIEMTTSRVTKRARRQEREVPAVAIAGYTNAGKSSLLNRLTGAGVLVEDSLFATLDPTVRRAHTPEGRLFTLADTVGFVRHLPHQLVEAFRSTLEEVGDADLILHVVDGSHPDPESQLAAVREVVADIEGARDIPEIVVINKADVADPVVLAQLTAREKHTVVVSARTGAGIDELLAIIERELPRFDQEVRLLVPYQRGDLISRAHKEGEVLGVEHTEDGTILHARVLPALFAELEKTAKPVETV, from the coding sequence ATGAACCACGCACCTGAATGGAGCAACGACATAGACACTCGTGAGCCGCTGGACATTGACCAGTTCGACGACCTGCCCGGCATCGGTGAGATGGACCTGGCCGAACGCCAGGCGCTACGCCGGGTCGCGGGGCTCTCCACGGAGCTTGAGGACGTCACCGAGGTCGAATACCGCCAGCTGCGACTTGAGCGGGTCGTTCTGGTCGGCGTCTGGACCTCGGGCACGGCGATCGACGCCGAGAACTCACTCCTCGAACTGAAACTGCTCGCCGAGACCGCGGGCTCGGAGGTGCTGGAAGGTGTGATCCAGCGCCGCCAGAAGCCCGACACGGCGACCTACATCGGCTCGGGCAAGGCGCAGGAGCTCGCCGACATCGTCTCCGCCACCGGCGCCGACACCGTCGTCTGCGACGGTGAGCTGAGCCCCGGCCAGCTCCGCCAGCTCGAGGAGGTCGTCAAGGTCAAGGTCATCGACCGGACCATGCTGATCCTCGACATCTTCGCCCAGCACGCCAAGAGCCGCGAGGGCAAGGCCCAGGTGGAGCTCGCACAGCTCAACTACCTGCTGCCGCGACTGCGCGGCTGGGGCGGCAACCTGTCCCGCCAGGTCGGCGGTCGCGCCGCGGGCGGCGTCGGCATGGGCGGCCGTGGCCCCGGTGAGACGAAGATCGAGCTGGACCGCCGCCGGATCCGCGAGCGGATGGCCAAGCTGCGCCGCCAGATCATCGAGATGACCACCTCGCGCGTGACCAAGCGGGCGCGGCGGCAGGAGCGCGAGGTTCCGGCCGTGGCCATCGCGGGCTACACCAACGCGGGCAAGTCCTCGCTGCTGAACCGGCTGACCGGGGCAGGAGTGCTGGTCGAGGACTCCCTGTTCGCCACGCTGGACCCGACCGTCCGCCGGGCGCACACGCCCGAAGGCCGCCTGTTCACGCTGGCCGACACCGTCGGATTCGTCCGGCACCTGCCCCACCAGCTCGTCGAGGCCTTCCGCTCCACGCTGGAGGAGGTCGGCGACGCCGATCTGATCCTGCACGTGGTCGACGGCTCGCACCCCGATCCGGAGTCACAGCTCGCCGCCGTGCGAGAGGTGGTCGCCGACATCGAGGGCGCCCGTGACATCCCGGAGATCGTGGTCATCAACAAGGCCGACGTCGCCGACCCGGTGGTGCTGGCCCAGCTGACCGCGCGAGAGAAGCACACCGTCGTGGTCTCGGCCCGCACCGGCGCCGGGATCGACGAGCTGCTGGCCATCATCGAGCGCGAGCTGCCCCGCTTCGACCAGGAGGTCAGGCTGCTGGTGCCCTACCAGCGCGGTGACCTGATCTCCCGGGCGCACAAGGAGGGCGAGGTCCTCGGGGTCGAGCACACCGAGGACGGCACGATCCTGCACGCCAGGGTCCTGCCCGCCCTCTTCGCCGAACTGGAGAAGACCGCCAAGCCGGTCGAGACCGTCTGA
- a CDS encoding fused response regulator/phosphatase: MSEGPAMVLVVDDTPTKLYILSSWLRRSGHEVVQATGGLEALAKVRELRPDLVVLDVRLPDISGYEVCEQIKADKATSSIPVIQISGAAITPADRAQGLERGADAYLAEPVEPDEFAATVEATLRYYRARQRAERMAERLAALTQVSLAMNSSDTFEGLLTTAVEGAARILGRHAGVLALPPDGRTRRFDALPSESVAVARSAAPDTLLRLSAMSLGNTAGTEVFTIPRGDWTKLMPDAEPLGDVSAMICRTKLGRPPVYLGVDAVPPLDADEFNVLRQLGQALALSVDALRAYAEEHAIALTLQRSLLPARIPETPGLSISWRYQPAVDNIEVGGDFYEVLRLGDQVLIAIGDVQGHSLLAATVMAELRHALRASLIGTVDLGASMALLNNVLRRYHPGMTATVCLILIAPETGEMEVANAGHIPPLIVGDGEVRYHDLGNLLLGVAEETYRVDRLALPEGGSVLMFTDGLVEDRDKLLDESLEIVRQLAEVVEDDLELFCDRLIKQFGAREDDVALVAFRREAPGTGSA; the protein is encoded by the coding sequence ATGAGTGAGGGACCGGCGATGGTGCTGGTCGTGGACGACACGCCGACCAAGCTCTACATCCTGTCCAGCTGGCTGCGGCGCTCGGGACACGAGGTCGTGCAGGCTACCGGCGGTCTGGAGGCGCTCGCCAAGGTCAGGGAGCTCCGGCCGGACCTGGTCGTCCTCGACGTACGGTTGCCCGACATCAGCGGCTACGAGGTCTGCGAGCAGATCAAGGCGGACAAGGCGACCTCCTCGATACCGGTCATCCAGATCTCCGGGGCGGCGATCACCCCCGCCGACCGGGCCCAGGGGCTCGAACGCGGCGCCGACGCCTACCTGGCGGAGCCGGTCGAGCCCGACGAGTTCGCCGCGACGGTCGAGGCCACGCTGCGCTATTACCGGGCGCGGCAGCGGGCCGAGCGGATGGCCGAGCGGCTGGCGGCCCTCACCCAGGTCAGCCTGGCGATGAACTCCTCCGACACCTTCGAGGGACTCCTGACCACGGCCGTCGAAGGCGCCGCCCGGATCCTCGGCAGGCACGCGGGCGTGCTCGCCCTGCCGCCGGACGGCCGGACCCGCAGGTTCGACGCCCTCCCCTCGGAGAGCGTCGCCGTCGCCAGGAGCGCGGCGCCGGACACGCTGCTCAGGCTGAGCGCGATGTCCCTGGGCAATACGGCCGGGACGGAGGTCTTCACGATCCCGCGCGGCGACTGGACGAAGCTGATGCCGGACGCGGAGCCCCTCGGCGACGTCTCGGCGATGATCTGCCGCACCAAGCTCGGCAGGCCGCCCGTCTACCTCGGGGTGGACGCGGTCCCGCCGCTCGACGCGGACGAGTTCAACGTCCTGCGCCAGCTCGGGCAGGCCCTGGCCCTCTCGGTGGACGCCCTGCGCGCCTACGCCGAGGAGCACGCGATCGCCCTCACCCTGCAGCGCAGCCTTCTGCCCGCGCGGATCCCGGAGACGCCCGGACTGTCGATCAGCTGGCGATACCAGCCGGCCGTCGACAACATCGAGGTCGGCGGCGACTTCTACGAGGTCCTGCGGCTGGGTGATCAGGTGCTCATCGCCATCGGCGACGTCCAGGGGCACTCCCTGCTCGCCGCGACGGTGATGGCCGAGCTCCGCCACGCCCTGCGCGCCTCCCTCATCGGCACGGTGGACCTGGGCGCGTCCATGGCCCTGCTCAACAACGTGCTGCGGCGCTACCACCCCGGCATGACCGCCACCGTGTGCCTGATACTCATCGCCCCGGAGACGGGGGAGATGGAGGTCGCCAACGCGGGCCACATCCCGCCCCTGATCGTCGGCGACGGCGAGGTCCGCTACCACGACCTGGGCAACCTGCTGCTGGGCGTGGCCGAGGAGACCTACCGGGTCGACCGGCTGGCCCTGCCTGAGGGAGGGTCGGTGCTGATGTTCACCGACGGGCTCGTCGAGGACCGCGACAAGCTGCTCGACGAGAGCCTGGAGATCGTGCGGCAGCTGGCGGAGGTCGTGGAAGACGATCTGGAGCTCTTCTGCGACCGGCTCATCAAGCAGTTCGGCGCCCGGGAGGACGACGTCGCTCTCGTGGCGTTCCGCCGCGAGGCGCCCGGGACGGGCTCCGCCTGA
- a CDS encoding ATP-binding response regulator, with product MTGEMAGDELIRIRVVDDQDVFAMRKLGREVAEASGLDTQDQIRVATALSEIGREVLSEGAAASAAFLLGHDNLIVTIDLSAMADLRPTDGVTLAGRLVDAIELDPAVGRITMLKRLPAGRPRPSAEEIRARLAKLTPATALDELRQQNRELAATLEEVLQLNTELQETNQGVLALYNQLSEELEETNRGVVALYAELDGKSAQLREASDAKNRFWATVSHELRTPLNSIIGLVRLLVGPGGDPLVEEQLHQIQLIGSSAETLLSLVSELLDMAKAEAGRLAPQPSVVDLVALAERMRMTLRPTSGTDQVTLSVKVSDGAAELFVDEVMLTRILRNLLSNGLKFTEEGEVRLEIDLDAGTHEMVFTVTDTGIGVPEEHLERVFEEFFQVPGPIQARTKGTGLGLPYARRLAQAMGGSLQLSSSPEGTMAVLRLPHRYDGTPVIGRVLVADDDEEFRATVRRMLTGFAAHIDEAPDGLVALEVMTANPPDLALVDLLMPRLDGAALMQRMADDPRLREVPVLVVTVATSSQYPQAADTVISKHGLRRESLLEAIRNALGHRDE from the coding sequence ATGACGGGCGAGATGGCCGGAGACGAGCTGATCCGGATCCGTGTCGTGGACGACCAGGACGTGTTCGCCATGCGCAAGCTGGGCCGCGAGGTGGCAGAGGCCTCCGGTCTGGACACCCAGGACCAGATCCGGGTGGCCACGGCGCTGAGCGAGATCGGGCGGGAGGTTCTGAGCGAGGGCGCCGCCGCGTCCGCCGCCTTCCTGCTCGGGCACGACAACCTGATCGTCACGATCGACCTGTCGGCGATGGCCGACCTCCGTCCGACGGACGGCGTGACGCTGGCGGGGCGTCTCGTCGACGCGATCGAGCTGGATCCCGCCGTGGGACGGATAACCATGCTCAAACGGCTCCCGGCGGGCCGCCCCAGGCCCTCAGCGGAGGAGATCCGCGCCAGGCTGGCCAAGCTGACCCCCGCCACCGCCCTCGACGAGCTGCGCCAGCAGAACCGCGAGCTCGCCGCCACCCTGGAGGAGGTCCTGCAGCTCAACACCGAGCTGCAGGAGACCAACCAGGGCGTGCTCGCCCTGTACAACCAGCTCTCGGAAGAGCTGGAGGAGACCAACCGCGGCGTCGTGGCACTGTACGCGGAGCTGGACGGGAAATCCGCGCAGCTACGGGAGGCGAGCGACGCCAAGAACCGGTTCTGGGCCACGGTCAGCCATGAGCTGCGCACCCCGCTCAACTCGATCATCGGCCTGGTCCGCCTCCTGGTGGGTCCCGGCGGGGACCCGCTGGTGGAAGAGCAGCTCCACCAGATCCAGCTCATCGGCTCCTCGGCGGAGACTCTGCTGTCACTGGTGAGCGAGCTGCTCGACATGGCCAAGGCCGAGGCCGGACGGCTCGCCCCGCAGCCGTCCGTGGTGGACCTGGTGGCGCTGGCCGAACGGATGCGCATGACGCTGCGCCCCACCAGCGGCACCGACCAGGTCACGCTCTCGGTGAAGGTCTCCGACGGGGCGGCCGAACTGTTCGTGGACGAGGTGATGCTCACCCGGATCCTGCGCAACCTGCTGTCCAACGGGCTGAAGTTCACCGAGGAGGGCGAGGTCAGGCTGGAGATCGACCTCGACGCCGGTACCCACGAGATGGTCTTCACGGTGACCGACACCGGGATCGGCGTCCCCGAGGAGCATCTGGAGCGCGTCTTCGAGGAGTTCTTCCAGGTGCCGGGGCCCATCCAGGCCCGGACGAAGGGCACCGGACTCGGCCTGCCGTACGCCCGGCGTCTGGCCCAGGCGATGGGCGGCTCGCTCCAGCTGTCCAGCTCCCCCGAGGGCACCATGGCCGTCCTGCGGCTGCCGCACCGGTACGACGGGACGCCGGTGATCGGCCGGGTGCTCGTCGCGGACGACGACGAGGAGTTCCGCGCCACGGTCCGGCGGATGCTCACCGGGTTCGCCGCCCACATCGACGAGGCTCCCGACGGGCTGGTCGCGCTGGAGGTGATGACGGCCAACCCGCCGGACCTCGCGCTGGTGGACCTGCTGATGCCCCGGCTCGACGGCGCGGCGCTGATGCAGCGGATGGCCGACGACCCGCGGCTACGTGAGGTGCCGGTGCTCGTGGTGACCGTCGCCACCTCCAGCCAGTACCCGCAGGCGGCCGATACGGTGATCTCCAAACACGGGCTGCGCAGGGAGAGTCTGCTGGAGGCGATACGGAACGCGCTGGGGCACCGCGATGAGTGA
- a CDS encoding ATP-binding protein, whose product MGKVIRSQNDTWTRAEDASAIGALRRSAVMLAEARGFDEEDAGRVAVAVSEAASNLVKHAVEGVMLIRPHPELDSAVEVIAIDRGPGMRDVSRALRDGYSTAGTLGIGLGGIARMASGYEVHSMPGRGTVLGMYFTARGAPRPASRVSGMTRPIGEEVVCGDAFAVAENDATTTVMLCDGLGHGSLAAHASHEAVRLFLQHADLAPVTVLERIHLGLGSTRGGAVAVARIDRAAGTVNFAGLGNVSAWIAHQEGRQGMISVPGIAGHKARTLRQYEYAVPQHSMIVFHSDGLSDRWDITTYPGLVARPPSVVAATLLRDAGTRRDDACVVAMRPWTS is encoded by the coding sequence ATGGGCAAGGTGATCCGTTCCCAGAACGACACCTGGACGAGGGCCGAGGACGCGAGCGCGATCGGTGCCCTCCGCCGTAGCGCCGTCATGCTCGCCGAGGCGCGGGGGTTCGACGAGGAGGACGCCGGCCGGGTGGCCGTCGCGGTGAGCGAGGCCGCCTCGAACCTGGTCAAACACGCCGTCGAAGGGGTCATGCTGATCCGTCCCCATCCCGAGCTGGACTCGGCGGTAGAGGTCATCGCGATCGACCGGGGGCCCGGCATGCGCGACGTCTCCCGCGCCCTGCGCGACGGCTACTCCACGGCGGGCACGCTCGGCATCGGCCTGGGCGGCATCGCGCGGATGGCGAGTGGTTACGAGGTTCATTCCATGCCCGGCCGGGGCACTGTGCTCGGCATGTACTTCACCGCGCGCGGCGCCCCGCGCCCCGCGTCGCGGGTGAGCGGCATGACCCGGCCGATCGGCGAGGAGGTCGTCTGCGGCGACGCGTTCGCGGTCGCCGAGAACGACGCCACGACGACCGTGATGCTCTGTGACGGGCTCGGCCACGGCAGCCTGGCCGCCCACGCCTCCCATGAGGCCGTACGGCTGTTCCTCCAGCACGCGGACCTCGCCCCGGTCACCGTTCTGGAACGGATCCACCTCGGGCTCGGCTCGACCAGGGGCGGCGCGGTCGCCGTGGCCCGCATCGATCGGGCGGCGGGGACGGTGAACTTCGCCGGACTCGGCAACGTCTCGGCGTGGATCGCGCACCAGGAGGGGCGCCAGGGAATGATCTCGGTGCCGGGCATCGCCGGCCACAAGGCGCGTACGCTGCGCCAGTACGAATACGCCGTGCCCCAGCACAGCATGATCGTGTTTCACTCCGACGGGCTCTCCGACCGCTGGGACATCACCACCTACCCCGGGCTCGTCGCACGTCCCCCCTCCGTCGTCGCCGCCACGCTGCTGCGCGACGCGGGGACCCGCAGGGACGACGCCTGCGTGGTCGCGATGAGGCCGTGGACGTCATGA
- a CDS encoding anti-sigma regulatory factor, with amino-acid sequence MTTSDELPIKSNSDVVLVRQHVRTAAVNVGLSLVDQTKVVTAASELARNALVYAGGGQVRIEIVNNGIRKGLRLAFSDTGPGIPDIPQALTDGWTTGGGLGLGLSGSRRLVDEFDLQSAPGEGTLITVTKWAR; translated from the coding sequence GTGACGACCTCCGACGAGTTGCCCATCAAGAGCAACAGCGACGTCGTCCTGGTGCGCCAGCATGTCAGGACCGCCGCCGTGAACGTTGGGCTCTCTCTCGTCGACCAGACGAAGGTGGTGACCGCGGCCAGCGAGCTGGCCCGCAACGCCCTCGTCTACGCGGGAGGAGGGCAGGTGCGGATCGAGATCGTGAACAACGGCATACGGAAGGGTCTACGGCTGGCCTTCAGCGACACCGGGCCAGGCATTCCCGACATCCCGCAGGCGCTCACCGACGGATGGACCACCGGCGGCGGCCTCGGACTCGGACTCAGCGGCTCCCGCCGCCTGGTCGACGAGTTCGACCTGCAGTCGGCTCCCGGCGAGGGGACGCTGATCACGGTGACGAAATGGGCAAGGTGA
- a CDS encoding STAS domain-containing protein, whose protein sequence is MDRVPVLKLGDILIVSIQIDLQDQSVLALQEDLADQVVATGARGVIIDITAVEIVDSFIGRMLATIAAISRMLDAETVVVGMRPAVAITLVELGLSLGGVRTALNLEKGVALLNHLEGAQIVTAAR, encoded by the coding sequence ATGGACCGCGTGCCCGTCCTCAAACTTGGGGACATCCTCATCGTCTCCATCCAGATCGACCTCCAGGACCAGAGCGTGCTCGCGCTCCAGGAGGACCTGGCGGACCAGGTGGTCGCGACCGGCGCCCGAGGGGTGATCATCGACATCACCGCCGTGGAGATCGTCGACTCGTTCATCGGACGCATGCTGGCCACCATCGCCGCGATCTCCCGGATGCTCGACGCCGAGACGGTCGTCGTCGGGATGCGGCCCGCGGTGGCGATCACCCTGGTGGAGCTGGGCCTCTCCCTCGGCGGCGTGCGCACCGCCCTCAACCTGGAGAAGGGCGTCGCGCTGCTGAACCACCTCGAGGGCGCACAGATCGTCACGGCCGCCCGGTGA
- a CDS encoding STAS domain-containing protein has translation MGVTLSVHADAGRRRIEELLQENEEPVFKRWLEIAGSSSNGHVDRSSLVGQLRELYQALHRSLSGSSDFSDLRGLLAELSRSRARQGFTPTETAIVVFGLKEALYEIIENDGSPEALRGFIWFSQVIDELGLFTMESYASAREKVIIDQAEQLLELSTPVVKLWEGIVAVPLVGTLDSARTQVVMEKLLQTLVDTGSEHAVIDITGVPAVDTQVAQHLLKTVVAARLMGAECVISGIRPQIAHTIVTLGIEFGDIVTKASLADALAHALRQSGVEFVKRRGNRIAVRTVED, from the coding sequence ATGGGAGTCACCTTGTCCGTCCACGCGGACGCCGGACGGCGTCGCATCGAAGAACTGCTTCAGGAGAACGAGGAACCCGTCTTCAAGCGCTGGCTGGAGATCGCCGGTTCGTCCTCCAACGGCCATGTGGACCGCAGCAGCCTGGTCGGCCAGCTCCGCGAGCTCTACCAGGCTCTGCACCGGTCGCTCAGCGGGTCCTCCGACTTCAGCGACCTGCGTGGGCTGCTCGCCGAGCTCTCCCGGTCCCGCGCCCGCCAGGGTTTCACACCCACCGAGACCGCCATCGTGGTGTTCGGGCTCAAGGAGGCGCTCTACGAGATCATCGAAAACGACGGCTCTCCCGAGGCCCTGCGAGGTTTCATCTGGTTCTCCCAGGTCATTGACGAGCTTGGGCTCTTCACGATGGAGAGCTATGCCTCGGCCAGGGAGAAGGTCATCATCGACCAGGCCGAACAGCTCCTGGAGCTCTCCACCCCGGTGGTCAAGCTCTGGGAGGGCATCGTCGCGGTGCCGCTCGTCGGCACGCTCGACTCGGCCAGGACCCAGGTGGTGATGGAGAAACTGCTGCAGACGCTGGTGGACACCGGCTCCGAGCACGCGGTCATCGACATCACCGGCGTGCCCGCGGTCGACACCCAGGTCGCCCAGCACCTGCTCAAGACCGTGGTGGCGGCTCGGCTGATGGGCGCGGAGTGTGTGATCTCCGGCATCCGCCCGCAGATCGCCCACACCATCGTCACCCTCGGCATCGAGTTCGGCGACATCGTCACCAAGGCCTCGCTCGCCGACGCGCTCGCGCACGCGCTGCGGCAGAGCGGCGTCGAGTTCGTCAAGCGCAGGGGGAACCGCATCGCCGTACGGACCGTGGAGGACTGA
- the hutI gene encoding imidazolonepropionase gives MTVRLLTNIGRLWTGNDVCSNAAILVHNDRIAWVGRAADLPQSVPGVVDDIVDVDHVENLGGALVTPGLIDAHTHPVYAGNRYAEMAMRSGGSTPSAITAAGGGIGSTVTVTRGTDPWTLCNGVRERLREWLLSGTTTVEAKTGYHLTRDGELADVRLLRELEKEPMMPRVHVTFMAAHVVPPEYFGRQRDYVEAVGAWCADAAAAGADSVDVYCDEGHFTTEEARWVLASGRNVGLLPRVHAGAYSRRGAVQLAAELGCASADLLHHTSDEDISILARYGVPAVVCPGTALQRGSLPPVRRMLAQGVTVALGSDHNPGHCGITSMSLVISLAVAAFGMSVGDALRAATLGGATVLGVPDRGVLAPGRLADIVQWDADHEGAFAWAFGLKPRRVWRGGNPVQ, from the coding sequence ATGACGGTCCGCCTTCTGACCAACATTGGCCGGCTCTGGACCGGCAATGACGTGTGCAGCAACGCGGCGATCCTGGTCCACAACGACCGGATCGCGTGGGTCGGCCGTGCGGCGGACCTGCCGCAGAGCGTTCCAGGCGTGGTGGACGACATCGTCGATGTCGACCATGTCGAGAACCTGGGCGGCGCGCTGGTCACGCCCGGTCTGATCGACGCTCACACCCACCCGGTCTACGCGGGAAACCGCTACGCCGAGATGGCGATGCGCTCCGGCGGCTCCACGCCGTCCGCGATCACCGCCGCCGGCGGCGGCATCGGCTCCACCGTCACGGTGACCCGAGGCACCGACCCGTGGACCCTGTGCAACGGTGTCCGGGAGCGCCTTCGCGAGTGGCTGCTCAGCGGCACCACCACCGTGGAGGCCAAGACCGGCTACCACCTCACCCGCGACGGCGAGCTGGCCGACGTGCGACTCCTGCGCGAGCTCGAAAAAGAGCCGATGATGCCGCGCGTGCACGTCACCTTCATGGCCGCGCACGTCGTCCCGCCGGAATACTTCGGCCGTCAGCGCGACTACGTCGAAGCCGTGGGCGCGTGGTGCGCCGACGCGGCCGCGGCGGGAGCCGACAGCGTCGACGTCTACTGCGACGAGGGGCACTTCACCACCGAAGAGGCCCGCTGGGTCCTCGCCTCCGGCCGCAACGTCGGCCTGCTGCCCCGCGTGCACGCCGGCGCCTACAGCCGCCGCGGCGCCGTCCAGCTCGCGGCCGAGCTCGGCTGCGCCTCCGCCGACCTGCTCCACCACACCTCCGACGAGGACATCTCGATCCTGGCCCGCTACGGCGTCCCCGCCGTGGTCTGCCCGGGAACCGCCCTCCAGCGCGGCAGCCTGCCACCGGTCCGCCGCATGCTCGCCCAGGGCGTCACGGTGGCACTCGGCAGCGACCACAACCCCGGTCACTGCGGAATCACCTCGATGTCCCTGGTCATCAGCCTCGCCGTGGCCGCCTTCGGCATGAGCGTCGGCGACGCGCTCCGTGCCGCGACGCTCGGCGGAGCCACCGTCCTCGGCGTTCCCGACCGGGGCGTCCTCGCTCCCGGCCGCCTGGCCGACATCGTCCAGTGGGACGCCGACCACGAAGGCGCCTTCGCGTGGGCCTTCGGCCTCAAGCCCCGCCGGGTCTGGCGCGGCGGCAACCCCGTCCAGTAG
- a CDS encoding DegV family protein, translating to MSPSVAVVTDSTAYLPREETSRLGIATVPLQVVVGGRPLDDVAQIDSATMNDALREWAPVTTSRPAPQRFADIYDEAAARGAVAVVSIHLSGEMSGTVEAARAGAEDALIPVEVVDSRSIAMGLGFPVLAAAEAAARGATMTEAADAARRCMDSTRSFFYVDTLEYLRRGGRIGAAATLLGSALMIKPLLHITGGVIVPLEKVRTAARAIARLEDLAVQAAGTGPVNVAVQHLAASSRAESLAARLPQRIPGLVKVTVVEVGAVIGAHAGPGMLGLTVAPAS from the coding sequence ATGTCGCCATCGGTCGCTGTTGTCACGGACTCCACCGCGTATCTGCCTCGGGAGGAGACCTCTCGCCTGGGGATCGCCACGGTGCCTCTCCAGGTCGTGGTGGGTGGCCGGCCGCTCGACGACGTGGCGCAGATCGACAGCGCGACGATGAACGACGCGCTCAGGGAGTGGGCCCCGGTGACGACCTCGCGGCCCGCCCCGCAGCGCTTCGCCGACATCTACGACGAGGCGGCGGCCCGGGGCGCGGTCGCCGTCGTCTCCATCCACCTGTCGGGGGAGATGTCGGGCACGGTCGAGGCGGCCCGCGCGGGAGCCGAGGACGCGCTGATCCCGGTCGAGGTCGTCGACAGCAGGTCGATCGCCATGGGCCTGGGGTTCCCCGTCCTCGCGGCGGCCGAAGCCGCGGCCCGGGGCGCGACCATGACCGAAGCGGCGGACGCCGCCCGCCGGTGCATGGACTCCACCCGCAGCTTCTTCTACGTCGACACTCTGGAGTACCTGCGCAGGGGAGGCCGTATCGGCGCGGCGGCGACCCTGCTCGGATCCGCCTTGATGATCAAACCGCTGTTGCACATCACCGGCGGCGTGATCGTCCCCCTGGAGAAGGTCCGCACCGCCGCCCGAGCCATCGCCCGCCTCGAGGACCTCGCCGTTCAGGCAGCCGGGACCGGGCCGGTGAACGTCGCCGTCCAGCATCTCGCCGCCTCGTCCCGTGCCGAGTCCCTGGCCGCACGCCTGCCCCAGCGCATCCCCGGGCTCGTCAAGGTCACCGTGGTCGAGGTCGGCGCGGTCATCGGCGCCCACGCGGGCCCCGGCATGCTCGGCCTGACCGTCGCCCCCGCCTCCTGA